One segment of Fusarium falciforme chromosome 13, complete sequence DNA contains the following:
- a CDS encoding Penicillin-binding protein, putative — MHPVLANLSDTLNTAFRDHDGFASSMSGEDSVSITVLSTDAGNTPLFDFHYSSSNLNESAGSTLNVTQDSVYRIGSISKLFTAYMLLVNYGWEHWDKPVTDFIPELRGHSKSTNDAIDSVDWDEVTIGSLASHLSGIGRDFSNGDLASQDFPREEAGLPKLPSKDVPDCAGNSTLPPCNRKGKTTLTIALIVSHEPNTSRVEYFEGFTQRHPIFATHSTPVYSNAAYRILGYVLERLSGKSYHDLLQSSVVKPLRLSGTGTERPTAHNVPVIPNGDSAWFQDTGDEAPTAGLYSSSLDLARFGQAVLQNRQLSPAITRRWMKPTSHTASLSLSVGSPWEIHRTRSNITNGRVIDLYTKSGSLGRYNSLLVLIPDFQITFSILTAGITSGPAIKVATELVTSSLLPALEKISGIQACENLCGTYASTIKQENSSISITADEEGLLVKSWISRGVDIQQVAQGMVEDGELQAIRLQVTNLHTSTSSHGKKSGHVSYRALFMTTSKGNNFHILDDAPEQWSNVDSVNYGNVAADDFVFSLNQDGKAANLEVRVLRETFKKQK, encoded by the exons ATGCACCCCGTTCTTGCTAACCTTTCCGACACCTTGAACACGGCATTTCGGGATCATGATGGTTTTGCCAGTTCGATGAGCGGTGAAGATTCAGTATCCATCACGGTCTTGTCCACTGATGCCGGCAACACTCCCTTGTTCGATTTCCATTACTCGTCTTCCAACCTCAACGAGAGTGCTGGGAGCACTCTTAATGTTACTCAAGACTCGGTGTATCGAATTGGTAGCATTTCGAAGCTCTTCACTGCCTACATGCTTTTGGTCAACTACGGGTGGGAACATTGGGACAAGCCAGTCACAGATTTTATACCCGAATTACGTGGGCATTCCAAGAGTACGAATGATGCAATTGACTCTGTGGACTGGGATGAAGTAACCATTGGCTCCTTGGCATCTCATCTTTCTGGTATTGGGAGAGACT TTAGCAATGGTGACTTGGCGAGCCAAGACTTCCCCAGGGAAGAGGCTGGTCTGCCAAAGCTTCCGTCAAAGGATGTTCCTGATTGTGCGGGAAACTCTACTCTGCCGCCCTGCAACCGAAAAGGTAAAACTACTCTTACCATTGCTCTAATTGTTTCGCACGAGCCTAACACTTCACGGGTAGAATACTTCGAGGGCTTCACTCAAAGACATCCCATCTTCGCCACCCATAGCACACCCGTCTACTCGAACGCTGCCTACCGCATTCTGGGTTATGTACTTGAACGCCTCTCCGGGAAATCGTATCACGATCTACTACAATCATCTGTTGTAAAGCCACTGCGTCTCAGTGGTACGGGCACGGAGCGGCCAACGGCCCACAATGTCCCAGTGATTCCCAACGGCGATAGTGCGTGGTTTCAAGATACCGGCGACGAAGCACC AACCGCAGGATTGTATTCCTCCTCACTGGATTTGGCTCGTTTTGGCCAAGCAGTCCTGCAGAACCGGCAACTGTCTCCGGCCATTACCAGGCGCTGGATGAAGCCCACTTCTCACACCGCGTCACTGAGCTTGTCCGTCGGAAGTCCCTGGGAGATCCACCGAACGAGGAGCAACATAACCAACGGACGTGTCATTGACTTGTACACAAAGTCTGGCTCGCTGGGCCGGTACAATTCGTTGCTGGTGCTTATTCCGGATTTCCAAATCACCTTTTCTATCTTGACGGCTGGCATCACCAGCGGCCCCGCCATAAAGGTAGCCACAGAATTGGTGACATCATCCCTCCTGCCTGCTCTCGAGAAAATCAGCGGCATCCAAGCCTGTGAGAACCTCTGCGGGACATACGCGTCAACCATAAAGCAGGAAAACTCCTCCATCAGTATCACGGCCGACGAGGAAGGGCTTCTAGTTAAAAGCTGGATCAGCCGAGGCGTCGACATTCAACAAGTAGCACAAGGCATGGTGGAAGATGGAGAACTGCAAGCCATACGACTCCAGGTGACCAATCTCCATACGTCGACGTCTTCTCATGGGAAAAAATCTGGTCACGTTTCGTATCGGGCGCTCTTTATGACAACTTCCAAAGGCAACAATTTTCACATCTTGGATGATGCCCCAGAGCAATGGTCTAATGTTGACAGTGTCAACTATGGGAATGTTGCTGCCGATGACTTCGTTTTCAGCCTGAACCAAGATGGTAAGGCTGCAAATCTGGAAGTGAGGGTTCTGAGGGAGACcttcaagaagcagaagtaA